One window of ANME-2 cluster archaeon genomic DNA carries:
- a CDS encoding AI-2E family transporter has product MPEKDGISVLIENRWIIIAAIVLLLILATFGYIILPLLDGIILGLVFAYIARPIRRELIKRGVGEQISALIATVAIITPLMGILGLGMIEIVNQLIIMAKNQQQLVNSTITFINELDIPDPIYQLIQDAVLNLSSTILPMLGQIPFSMGLKIALFVLNVIISVFVCFFLLMDGSRFVSAIMHTVPKDKLVIAESFKEHLDYILAGIFLGNIYAAMITSILSVGVFYYFKVPHIPAMSALILIAGLIPIFAGWMVLLPIAIFRYLEFGAGNASVFVIVSALILYAPTELIFKPYIIGRASRIHPLLVMLAFIGGGLVGGIGGFFMAPIFLGTLIAAYRAYMDVGKKNDDIFMSVND; this is encoded by the coding sequence ATGCCAGAAAAGGATGGTATTTCTGTTCTTATTGAGAACAGGTGGATAATTATTGCAGCTATTGTCCTGTTATTGATACTGGCCACCTTTGGGTATATCATCCTCCCGCTACTGGATGGTATCATCCTGGGATTGGTGTTTGCCTATATTGCCAGACCCATAAGAAGAGAGTTAATAAAAAGAGGTGTAGGTGAGCAGATATCTGCATTGATTGCTACTGTTGCCATAATCACACCACTTATGGGAATCCTGGGACTGGGTATGATCGAGATAGTGAACCAGTTGATCATAATGGCCAAGAACCAACAGCAGTTGGTCAATTCGACAATTACTTTCATAAATGAACTGGATATCCCTGACCCTATATATCAGCTGATACAGGATGCAGTGTTAAACTTATCTTCTACTATTCTGCCCATGTTGGGACAGATTCCCTTTTCGATGGGCTTGAAGATTGCCTTATTCGTGCTCAATGTTATCATTTCAGTATTTGTATGCTTTTTTTTGCTAATGGATGGCTCCAGGTTCGTAAGCGCCATAATGCATACGGTCCCTAAGGATAAGCTCGTAATTGCTGAATCATTCAAGGAGCACCTTGATTATATCCTGGCAGGCATCTTCCTTGGTAACATTTATGCCGCCATGATCACCAGCATTCTTTCAGTCGGGGTGTTCTATTATTTCAAGGTGCCACATATCCCTGCAATGTCTGCACTGATACTGATCGCAGGCTTAATACCCATATTCGCAGGCTGGATGGTGCTGCTGCCTATTGCGATATTCAGGTATTTGGAGTTCGGGGCCGGGAATGCGAGTGTGTTTGTAATAGTATCGGCCCTCATCCTGTATGCACCAACTGAATTGATATTCAAACCCTATATCATTGGCAGGGCATCCCGTATCCATCCGCTTCTGGTTATGCTGGCGTTCATCGGCGGGGGTCTTGTGGGTGGAATAGGTGGGTTCTTCATGGCACCAATATTTTTGGGTACGCTGATTGCGGCTTATAGGGCATATATGGATGTGGGCAAAAAGAATGATGATATATTTATGTCAGTAAATGATTAG
- a CDS encoding RNA methyltransferase, producing the protein MVNDCLDIRVVLVEPLYGGNVGSTARVMKNFGFSDLALVNPCEMGGEARAFAMHAREIMENASVHSTIQDAVAGSNLVIAATGNPGVRVEKHIRMPSYSPESVKQLLTGKSASVSILFGREDKGLNNDELKLCDIIMSIPTSPDYSSMNLSHAVAVVLYELSDLEAGSIKLAQHPDLDLMYAHITQLLGDIDYPVHKKDKTILMIHRILGRARLTSREVQTIRGLIRRVQYRLKKLE; encoded by the coding sequence ATGGTCAATGATTGTCTGGATATACGTGTGGTACTGGTAGAACCGCTTTACGGGGGCAATGTGGGTTCCACGGCCCGTGTTATGAAGAATTTCGGTTTTTCAGACCTGGCGCTGGTCAATCCTTGTGAGATGGGAGGTGAAGCCAGGGCCTTTGCAATGCATGCCAGGGAGATAATGGAAAATGCTTCTGTTCATTCAACTATCCAGGATGCTGTGGCCGGTTCCAACCTGGTGATAGCTGCAACAGGAAACCCGGGTGTGAGGGTTGAAAAGCATATAAGGATGCCGTCTTATTCCCCTGAGTCTGTCAAGCAGTTGCTTACAGGAAAAAGCGCTTCTGTTTCCATCCTGTTCGGACGTGAGGATAAGGGTTTGAACAATGATGAACTAAAGCTATGCGATATAATTATGAGTATTCCTACCAGTCCTGATTATTCCAGTATGAACCTGTCCCACGCGGTGGCTGTAGTACTTTATGAACTAAGCGACCTGGAGGCAGGCAGTATCAAACTTGCCCAACATCCGGACCTGGACCTGATGTATGCTCATATCACACAACTGCTGGGAGATATTGATTATCCTGTGCATAAGAAGGATAAGACTATATTGATGATACATAGGATCCTGGGCCGTGCAAGATTAACATCAAGAGAAGTACAGACTATCCGTGGCCTTATCAGGCGGGTTCAATATCGGTTAAAGAAACTGGAATGA
- a CDS encoding DUF115 domain-containing protein, whose protein sequence is MRFEDWEPLYLEIIRDMGYDRVRDEESARVLSGIISGMPSSEIASIRRLEELVRDRDVLVCGNAPTLKGELQEVQPNDCCIIAADGAAAVLMDMGIVPHIIVTDLDGDVEAEIKASRMGALMVVHGHGDNIPIIVSIVPKLYNVVGSTQTVPLANVHNFGGFTDGDRCVFLAREMGASAIVLIGFDFSDPHVNAIKKKKLEWARKLIDVVLEGEAGAAGDLG, encoded by the coding sequence ATGAGATTTGAAGACTGGGAGCCGCTATACCTGGAAATAATCAGGGATATGGGTTATGACCGTGTCCGGGATGAAGAATCTGCCAGGGTGTTGTCCGGAATAATTTCAGGTATGCCATCTTCTGAAATAGCATCTATCCGGAGGCTCGAAGAACTGGTCAGGGACAGGGATGTGCTTGTATGCGGCAATGCACCTACTTTGAAAGGTGAACTACAAGAGGTCCAACCTAACGATTGTTGCATCATTGCTGCCGATGGTGCCGCTGCCGTACTTATGGATATGGGTATCGTGCCCCACATTATTGTGACTGATCTGGACGGGGATGTGGAAGCCGAGATCAAGGCCAGCCGGATGGGAGCATTGATGGTGGTCCATGGTCACGGGGATAATATACCGATTATAGTGTCAATAGTCCCCAAACTTTACAATGTGGTGGGGTCCACCCAGACTGTACCACTGGCTAATGTTCACAACTTTGGCGGGTTTACTGATGGGGATCGTTGTGTTTTCCTTGCACGGGAAATGGGGGCATCTGCTATAGTACTTATCGGGTTTGATTTTTCCGACCCTCATGTAAACGCCATTAAAAAGAAAAAGCTGGAATGGGCACGTAAATTAATTGATGTCGTCCTGGAGGGGGAAGCAGGAGCAGCAGGAGATTTGGGCTGA